One part of the Arachidicoccus terrestris genome encodes these proteins:
- a CDS encoding DUF4145 domain-containing protein, which yields MLRYIPFEGWKQTANEVNYKYPISVNTNCPHCKVRVNYKLSWATRTKIVEYAKSSCPSCQKLSIFIFITKASGSGLSGDLFINPSGDVRHSLSGIEDAHGLSTGIKNAYYSTIQAFNGHQWIATTVLCRRVLEGIVKGIVNENGKNGSPILAQQLKQLPDQIDFSKPILTLADAIRKAGNIGAHFDEDKEPDQEVAESLMDVLDYLIEYLFILPSQIEQLHNKIEKLGQSDVQELDESE from the coding sequence ATGCTACGATATATACCATTTGAAGGGTGGAAACAAACTGCCAATGAAGTGAATTATAAATACCCCATATCGGTCAACACCAATTGCCCACATTGTAAAGTAAGAGTTAACTACAAATTAAGTTGGGCGACCAGAACCAAAATAGTTGAATACGCAAAGTCATCCTGCCCATCATGTCAGAAACTCTCAATTTTTATCTTTATTACAAAAGCAAGTGGCTCTGGATTGTCAGGAGATTTATTCATAAATCCATCAGGCGACGTCCGCCACAGTTTAAGCGGTATAGAAGATGCACATGGATTATCCACTGGAATAAAAAACGCATATTATTCAACAATTCAGGCATTTAACGGCCATCAATGGATAGCTACAACTGTTTTATGCAGAAGAGTTTTGGAAGGAATCGTAAAAGGGATTGTTAACGAAAACGGAAAAAATGGCTCACCAATCTTAGCACAACAACTTAAGCAATTACCCGATCAAATTGATTTTTCCAAACCTATATTGACGCTTGCGGATGCTATCAGAAAAGCAGGGAATATAGGCGCCCATTTTGATGAGGATAAAGAACCCGATCAGGAGGTAGCAGAATCGCTTATGGATGTATTGGACTACCTAATTGAATACCTTTTCATACTACCCTCACAAATTGAGCAATTACACAATAAAATTGAAAAACTAGGCCAATCTGATGTACAAGAGCTCGACGAATCGGAATAA
- a CDS encoding vWA domain-containing protein, whose translation MAYTAEISRTNPSCFLFIIDQSSSMADRYRDIRRPKADAVADVINRMLQQLVIKCAKSEGIRDYYYVGVLGYHEHSVNSALKGILAGKEFLPISEVAAAPLRMEERVRRLPDEAGGLVEMPVKFPVWLDPVADGGTPMVAAFTKANQLIEKWLRSHPNSFPPVVIHITDGESTDGPPSRQMQLLTEQRSSDGSVLLFNLHTHTGNIESLSFPGPDSNLLDPYAKLLFDNASELPEFMLNVAKREFDLKLPQGARAFVLNGSIDLIITAIEIGTRPRLQLK comes from the coding sequence ATGGCTTATACAGCAGAAATCAGTAGAACGAATCCAAGTTGCTTTCTTTTTATCATTGACCAGTCGTCTTCTATGGCAGACCGGTATCGGGATATTCGCCGGCCCAAAGCTGACGCGGTAGCGGATGTGATCAATAGAATGCTACAGCAACTCGTGATCAAATGTGCTAAATCTGAAGGTATCCGGGATTACTATTATGTCGGCGTACTCGGTTACCACGAACATAGCGTGAACAGTGCGCTTAAAGGTATCTTAGCCGGCAAAGAATTTCTGCCGATATCAGAAGTAGCGGCGGCTCCGCTTCGAATGGAAGAACGGGTAAGGCGCTTACCGGACGAAGCTGGAGGGTTGGTTGAAATGCCGGTAAAATTTCCGGTATGGCTGGATCCAGTGGCAGATGGAGGGACGCCCATGGTAGCAGCCTTTACCAAGGCCAATCAGCTAATCGAAAAATGGCTGCGTTCCCATCCGAATAGCTTTCCCCCGGTCGTGATTCATATCACAGATGGGGAGAGCACCGACGGTCCGCCGTCCCGGCAGATGCAGCTGTTGACGGAGCAAAGGTCCAGTGATGGCTCCGTGCTTCTATTCAATCTGCATACCCATACAGGAAATATAGAGTCACTCTCCTTCCCCGGGCCGGACAGTAACCTGCTCGATCCTTATGCCAAATTACTGTTTGACAATGCCTCTGAGTTACCGGAGTTTATGCTAAATGTGGCGAAGCGGGAATTTGATCTTAAGCTTCCTCAGGGCGCCAGGGCATTTGTACTGAATGGCAGTATTGATCTGATCATTACTGCCATTGAAATCGGAACCAGACCTCGTTTACAACTCAAATGA
- a CDS encoding protein phosphatase 2C domain-containing protein, producing the protein MLKYTYRVQSVQKAGNHPAENEDAYLTPASHKYDQSDNILRFALADGATEGSFSKEWAEIVVQGFETLAFGPFSLTATVASMAEDWRQAVHHKTLPWYAAEKLSAGAFATFVGLGIDVQNGMFQAIGIGDTVLFNIRKDQLISSFPVTDPTEFSNMPSLISTKPEYTAQPPGGGSYLSGDIQPGDILLLATDALAHFILMETHKNGKSKVWKHLQKILYTRDDAAFKTWVEARRRKNQMKNDDTTLIMINF; encoded by the coding sequence ATGTTAAAATATACTTATAGAGTACAGTCGGTACAAAAAGCGGGGAATCACCCGGCGGAAAATGAAGATGCCTACCTGACGCCAGCCAGTCACAAATACGACCAGAGTGACAACATTCTGCGGTTCGCTCTAGCGGACGGAGCGACGGAGGGTTCTTTTAGCAAAGAGTGGGCGGAAATTGTGGTTCAGGGCTTTGAAACGCTGGCTTTTGGTCCATTTAGTCTTACCGCAACCGTCGCCAGTATGGCTGAAGACTGGCGGCAAGCTGTCCACCACAAAACGCTGCCGTGGTACGCCGCTGAAAAGCTGTCAGCAGGTGCTTTTGCCACGTTTGTCGGTTTGGGAATTGATGTGCAAAACGGAATGTTTCAGGCAATCGGCATAGGTGACACGGTTTTGTTTAATATCCGTAAAGATCAGTTGATCAGCAGTTTCCCGGTCACCGACCCTACTGAATTTAGCAACATGCCTTCCCTCATCTCTACCAAGCCGGAGTATACTGCACAACCTCCGGGAGGGGGTTCGTATTTATCGGGTGATATCCAGCCAGGCGACATCCTGCTCCTTGCTACGGATGCGCTGGCACATTTTATCCTCATGGAAACGCATAAAAACGGAAAGTCAAAGGTCTGGAAGCACTTACAGAAGATCCTTTATACTAGAGATGATGCCGCATTCAAAACATGGGTGGAAGCCCGGAGAAGAAAAAATCAAATGAAAAACGATGACACGACGCTCATCATGATCAACTTTTAA
- a CDS encoding helix-turn-helix transcriptional regulator, translating into MDKEKLDAARQIIAMSVPSYPGNKQICRHTGLNETKLGVGFKHFFGESPYDYFLHQKMLMAKEMLLSTDESIEMVSIKLNYRWVTGFAREFKKHFGYSPSEFRGNYRKTRKKY; encoded by the coding sequence ATGGATAAGGAGAAGCTGGACGCGGCCAGGCAGATTATCGCTATGTCCGTCCCCTCCTACCCCGGCAATAAGCAAATCTGTAGACATACAGGGCTGAATGAAACGAAGCTCGGTGTCGGGTTCAAGCATTTTTTCGGGGAGTCGCCCTATGACTATTTCCTGCATCAGAAGATGCTGATGGCAAAAGAAATGCTACTTTCGACCGACGAGAGCATAGAAATGGTTTCGATTAAGCTGAATTACCGGTGGGTGACGGGGTTCGCCAGGGAGTTTAAGAAGCATTTTGGGTATAGTCCCTCGGAGTTCAGGGGGAATTATAGGAAGACGAGGAAGAAATATTAA
- a CDS encoding DNA-methyltransferase, with protein sequence MFNRLNDILGIKDNHKDFAQVEQVLSLNRGQFKYYNENGILPTTSELNKIEEFYGIKADDLKVQLGIYDLRLKIKMAKGTLPVHKYKKVKIGLQTKLGTLYKGDCIDAMKDIKDNSIDMIFADPPFNLNKKYRSNIDDNLSETAYQLWCEEWLDECVRILKFGGTLFIWNIPKWNIFIADFLSKRLIFKNWIANDIKFSLPISNRLYPSHYSLLYYTKGPRPNYFQPDRLSLDTCRKCFNEIKDYGGYKNKLNPKGMNLSDVWLDIPPVRHKSHKRREGANELSVKLLDRIIEMSSREGDIVFDPFGGSGTTFAVAEIKRRKWIGVEIGPVDEIVERFKFLDKDLALIKKYRRDLNVLFSEDVKKKRIERNIWTEDSFN encoded by the coding sequence ATGTTTAATAGATTGAATGATATTTTGGGGATTAAGGATAATCATAAGGATTTTGCCCAGGTAGAACAGGTCCTTTCATTAAATCGGGGACAATTCAAGTATTACAATGAGAATGGTATTTTACCAACCACCAGTGAATTGAACAAAATTGAAGAATTTTATGGAATTAAAGCAGATGATTTAAAAGTTCAACTAGGCATTTACGATTTAAGGTTAAAAATAAAAATGGCAAAAGGAACTTTGCCAGTGCATAAATACAAAAAAGTCAAGATAGGTCTTCAAACTAAATTGGGTACCTTATATAAGGGTGATTGCATTGATGCAATGAAGGATATTAAAGATAATTCCATCGATATGATTTTTGCTGACCCACCTTTTAATTTAAATAAAAAATATAGGTCTAATATTGATGACAATCTGTCAGAAACGGCATATCAACTATGGTGTGAAGAGTGGTTAGATGAATGTGTTAGGATTCTAAAATTTGGAGGGACGCTATTTATTTGGAATATTCCAAAATGGAATATTTTTATAGCTGATTTTTTATCTAAGAGGTTAATTTTTAAGAATTGGATTGCAAATGATATTAAGTTCTCTTTGCCGATAAGTAATAGGCTTTACCCATCACATTATTCGCTTCTTTATTATACAAAGGGACCTAGGCCTAATTATTTTCAGCCGGATAGGCTATCTCTTGATACTTGCCGGAAATGCTTTAATGAAATTAAAGATTACGGAGGATACAAAAATAAATTGAATCCTAAGGGAATGAATCTCTCCGATGTCTGGTTAGATATTCCTCCTGTTCGCCATAAATCACATAAACGCCGAGAGGGGGCTAACGAGTTGTCTGTTAAGTTATTGGACCGGATAATTGAAATGTCAAGTAGGGAAGGTGATATTGTTTTTGACCCATTTGGTGGGTCAGGGACAACTTTTGCTGTCGCAGAAATAAAACGTAGAAAGTGGATTGGAGTTGAAATAGGACCGGTTGATGAAATTGTTGAACGTTTTAAGTTTTTAGACAAAGATCTCGCTTTAATTAAAAAATATAGAAGGGACTTAAATGTACTTTTTTCTGAAGATGTTAAGAAAAAACGTATTGAGAGAAATATATGGACCGAGGACAGCTTTAATTAA
- a CDS encoding helix-turn-helix domain-containing protein — MEKDYKDFEIIVGNKLKEARIEKGISQEDLSINSGLDRSYISMLERGKRNPTLLVIFKLCQTLDISPNLLIKNIEDAL; from the coding sequence ATGGAAAAAGATTATAAGGATTTTGAAATAATTGTTGGCAACAAATTAAAGGAAGCCAGAATAGAGAAAGGAATTTCACAGGAGGATCTTTCAATAAATAGTGGGCTAGATAGATCGTACATTTCAATGCTTGAAAGAGGCAAAAGAAATCCTACATTGTTAGTTATTTTTAAACTCTGTCAAACACTTGATATCAGCCCAAATCTGCTTATAAAAAACATAGAAGACGCTTTATGA
- a CDS encoding PDDEXK family nuclease: MKVISINILNAHGDFASSPEFLDIQKELTDAIEEVTWGNEKEFWIKPEYKGNGVKPIRHLFIDKLTPKGWQKEIRMSFANGMNPGPIDAIRNTKFGVFAVEWETGNISSSHRALNKIAVGIIQKQIVGGFLILPVREMSRYLTDRIGNYEEIEPYFPMYENLKLEGTLGVISVSFDSLNNDSPLIPKGIDGNATKIIGQI; encoded by the coding sequence ATGAAAGTAATCTCCATAAATATATTGAATGCCCACGGAGATTTTGCTTCTTCTCCAGAATTTCTAGATATTCAAAAAGAACTTACAGATGCAATAGAAGAGGTGACATGGGGTAATGAAAAAGAATTTTGGATCAAACCTGAGTATAAAGGTAACGGTGTTAAGCCAATTAGACACCTCTTCATTGACAAGCTTACTCCAAAAGGCTGGCAGAAAGAAATTAGAATGTCGTTTGCAAATGGCATGAACCCTGGGCCAATTGATGCAATAAGAAATACAAAATTTGGTGTCTTCGCAGTTGAATGGGAAACAGGAAATATATCTTCATCTCACAGAGCGTTAAATAAAATTGCAGTTGGGATAATTCAAAAGCAAATAGTAGGTGGTTTCCTAATATTACCTGTTAGAGAGATGAGCCGATATTTGACCGATAGGATTGGAAACTATGAAGAAATTGAACCATATTTCCCAATGTATGAAAATCTGAAGTTAGAGGGAACATTAGGCGTAATCTCAGTTTCATTTGACAGTTTAAACAATGATTCTCCTTTAATCCCTAAGGGAATTGACGGAAATGCAACTAAGATTATAGGACAAATATAA
- a CDS encoding helix-turn-helix transcriptional regulator, with the protein MILFYALVSIGTLERILPSVLNSTDKEKLDAARQFIAMSVPSYPDNKQICRHTGLNETKLGVGFKHFLGESPYDYFLHQKMLMAKEMLLSTDESIEMVSIKLNYWWATGFTREFKKHFGYSPSEFRGNHGRG; encoded by the coding sequence TTGATCCTTTTCTATGCCCTTGTCAGCATCGGAACTCTGGAAAGGATATTACCTTCGGTTCTGAACAGCACGGACAAGGAGAAGCTGGACGCGGCCAGGCAGTTTATTGCTATGTCCGTCCCCTCCTACCCCGACAATAAGCAAATCTGTAGACATACAGGGCTGAATGAAACGAAGCTCGGCGTCGGGTTCAAGCATTTTTTGGGGGAGTCGCCTTATGACTATTTCCTGCATCAGAAGATGCTGATGGCAAAAGAAATGCTACTTTCGACCGACGAGAGCATAGAAATGGTTTCGATTAAGTTGAATTACTGGTGGGCGACGGGGTTCACCCGGGAGTTCAAGAAGCATTTTGGGTATAGTCCTTCGGAGTTCAGGGGAAATCACGGGAGAGGTTGA
- a CDS encoding AbiH family protein → MNRLLLIGNGFDLAHRLKTRYDDFILWYLEKSFERCLKHGEYKDELLWIQKTQHATMLLYSIANPIAEFVDKLIHTNGFTSLMHTETMEFDSNPFIVKYRSEFLDGLMTKSLSSTWVEIENEYYEKLKVNLFAESETKAQELKALNDAFSFIREQLEDYLKTIQPVMLQPAFYDILASPININELLKTDLDQNKPPKEAMVLNFNYTDTIEQYLQNKAIAKNISVNYIHGKLGDPDNPIIFGFGDELDADYAKMELEKNNGYFEHIKSFGYFKTSNYYNLIRFLDADEYQVFILGHSCGLSDRTMLNMIFEHENCKSIKIYYYQENKQKNNYTELTQEISRHFRDKAMMRRKIVSIDKSSPMPQIK, encoded by the coding sequence ATGAACAGACTGCTCTTAATTGGCAACGGCTTCGATCTGGCCCACAGACTGAAAACAAGATATGATGATTTTATCCTCTGGTATCTCGAAAAAAGTTTTGAGCGGTGCTTAAAGCACGGCGAATATAAGGACGAGTTGTTATGGATTCAAAAGACACAGCATGCCACTATGTTATTGTATTCTATCGCAAATCCTATTGCTGAGTTCGTAGATAAACTAATTCATACCAACGGATTTACATCATTGATGCACACTGAAACGATGGAGTTTGATTCCAACCCTTTCATTGTAAAATATAGGTCTGAATTTTTAGATGGTCTCATGACTAAATCTTTGTCATCTACCTGGGTAGAAATTGAAAATGAGTATTATGAGAAATTAAAGGTTAATTTATTTGCCGAATCGGAAACAAAAGCGCAGGAATTGAAAGCCCTCAATGATGCATTCAGTTTTATTAGGGAGCAACTGGAAGACTACCTTAAGACAATTCAACCTGTAATGCTCCAGCCTGCATTTTATGATATCCTTGCCAGTCCAATTAATATAAATGAACTTTTAAAAACAGACCTGGATCAAAATAAACCACCTAAAGAAGCTATGGTCCTGAATTTCAATTATACGGACACCATCGAGCAATACCTACAAAATAAAGCAATAGCTAAAAACATCTCGGTCAATTATATCCATGGAAAGCTTGGTGATCCTGATAATCCTATCATCTTCGGCTTCGGAGACGAGCTCGACGCCGACTACGCGAAAATGGAATTGGAGAAAAACAATGGCTATTTTGAGCACATCAAATCCTTTGGCTATTTCAAGACCTCCAACTACTATAACCTAATTCGTTTCCTGGATGCGGATGAATACCAGGTCTTCATTCTCGGCCACTCCTGTGGACTTTCCGATCGTACCATGCTCAATATGATCTTCGAACATGAAAACTGTAAATCCATCAAGATCTACTACTACCAGGAAAACAAACAGAAGAATAACTACACTGAACTGACCCAGGAGATCTCCCGACATTTTAGAGATAAGGCAATGATGCGGCGGAAAATCGTATCCATCGATAAATCTTCCCCCATGCCGCAGATAAAGTAA
- a CDS encoding restriction endonuclease: MTITTKQPQDWKDLQNRVSDILEQCGFKVEKELTIDTVRGKVELDVYAEELIKSRRYTIVCECKYWKTNVPQNVIHGFRTVVNDLGCNVGYVITTSDFQSGSVAASESTNVELLTWEAFQALFFESWYESYFSPQMAKRLDPILTYSEPILPKWFEKMNEKEKGEYFALKDKYDLFGWIIMDFTPYARFLKKGPIPTLPLLDSVEESKEVIERIPIEILKETGYQEFLEKCCDFGNFAVSEFRQYRDKYYQTGDD, translated from the coding sequence ATGACAATAACTACTAAGCAACCACAAGACTGGAAAGATTTACAAAATAGGGTATCAGACATTTTGGAGCAATGCGGATTTAAGGTTGAGAAGGAGTTGACTATTGATACCGTTAGGGGCAAAGTCGAATTAGATGTATACGCAGAAGAATTAATTAAAAGCCGGAGATACACTATTGTTTGTGAATGTAAATATTGGAAAACAAATGTTCCTCAAAATGTTATTCACGGCTTTAGGACGGTTGTTAACGATTTAGGATGCAATGTTGGTTATGTTATTACGACTAGTGATTTTCAATCAGGCTCAGTCGCTGCTTCTGAAAGTACAAATGTCGAGCTCTTGACTTGGGAGGCCTTTCAAGCACTTTTTTTCGAGAGTTGGTACGAATCATACTTTTCACCGCAAATGGCCAAACGACTTGATCCAATTCTCACTTATAGTGAACCAATATTGCCAAAATGGTTCGAGAAAATGAATGAGAAAGAAAAGGGTGAATATTTTGCCTTAAAGGACAAATATGATTTGTTTGGCTGGATTATAATGGATTTTACGCCATATGCAAGATTTCTAAAGAAAGGCCCTATACCAACACTTCCTCTCTTAGACAGCGTTGAAGAATCTAAAGAGGTAATTGAGAGGATTCCAATAGAAATATTAAAAGAAACTGGTTATCAGGAGTTCTTAGAAAAGTGTTGTGATTTCGGAAACTTTGCGGTTTCTGAATTCCGACAATACAGAGATAAGTATTATCAAACAGGTGATGATTGA
- a CDS encoding AAA family ATPase yields MRLVKARVQNYRSIIDSGEFEIEFLKTIMVGPNEAGKTVLLKALQQLNKPADVQGFEVLRDYPRSQFNDIDRGKVDPKNVTVVTGYFELDENDKIEIPEEFRNCRYKFYKNIDNSTHHKLIDAPNRLSYKDIKSDISRLIAHLDKQYSIEYPEEETKKPSILIKPITDTFEDSSILSTENCKSLKSFLEKNYALIEEDNEKEENRYEKLIEQIEFNGKFDVVLAILSKRKPVFILFNNYFKVKPSVHLEHLATRTEKNLLDDQYYDYGNLCLLKLLGFTARELSNLGKTQSPDINNPDGLKVYKDKLDTRSYKLNAASVRLTEEIKKVWIPSPDRPEADKLKVIADGQYLKVVVEDDIGVDIELDQRSEGFQWLVSFFVVFFAEAMDKHKNAILLLDEPGMSLHGLKQRDFRETITRLAEHNQTIYTTHSPFLVGPDELDLVRVVEMKNRKEGTKVHTTISSSDPAGLLPLQEALGYDLAQSLFSQQRNLILEGITDYWYLDASAQLLSDAGIERLNDKIALVFANSAGKVVYYATILFAHNLKVAALLDSDAAGDQAAQQENLVHTLGNKNILRTKDFVPGVAKAEIEDLLRETLVRIVKEVYGVNLSEKVTSQPNRPIIDIFTNEVPNFSKYSLAKAFIRWTRNNEAEGLTANEQKNIKNLVQQINKALK; encoded by the coding sequence ATGAGATTGGTAAAAGCAAGAGTTCAAAACTATCGAAGCATAATAGATAGTGGAGAATTTGAGATTGAATTTTTGAAGACAATAATGGTTGGCCCTAATGAAGCAGGTAAGACAGTCTTGCTTAAAGCCTTGCAACAGCTTAATAAACCAGCAGATGTGCAAGGTTTTGAAGTTTTACGAGATTACCCTCGTTCCCAGTTCAATGATATAGACAGAGGAAAGGTTGATCCGAAAAATGTAACGGTTGTAACAGGTTATTTTGAACTTGACGAGAATGACAAAATAGAAATCCCTGAAGAGTTCAGAAACTGTAGATATAAATTCTATAAGAACATAGATAACTCAACACATCACAAATTAATTGACGCTCCTAATCGGCTCAGTTATAAGGATATCAAATCAGACATCTCAAGACTTATTGCACATTTAGATAAGCAATACTCAATTGAATATCCCGAAGAAGAAACAAAGAAACCTAGCATTCTAATAAAACCAATTACTGATACCTTCGAAGATTCCTCTATTCTATCAACCGAAAATTGTAAAAGCCTAAAGTCTTTCCTTGAGAAAAATTATGCTCTAATTGAAGAAGATAATGAAAAAGAAGAGAATCGTTACGAAAAGCTAATTGAGCAAATTGAGTTCAACGGTAAGTTTGATGTGGTCTTAGCTATCTTGAGTAAAAGAAAACCCGTTTTTATCCTATTTAATAATTACTTCAAGGTAAAACCTTCAGTCCATTTGGAGCACTTGGCAACAAGGACAGAAAAAAACTTACTTGACGATCAATATTATGATTACGGGAATCTATGTTTATTAAAGTTACTAGGTTTTACAGCACGAGAACTTTCAAATCTTGGTAAAACACAAAGCCCAGACATTAATAATCCAGATGGGTTAAAAGTTTATAAAGACAAACTTGACACTAGAAGCTACAAATTAAATGCTGCAAGTGTTCGTTTAACAGAAGAAATCAAAAAAGTATGGATACCAAGTCCTGACAGGCCAGAAGCGGATAAACTGAAAGTAATCGCAGATGGGCAATATTTGAAAGTTGTTGTAGAGGATGATATTGGCGTTGACATTGAATTAGACCAACGTTCAGAAGGTTTCCAATGGTTAGTTTCTTTCTTTGTCGTATTTTTTGCTGAAGCAATGGATAAGCACAAAAATGCAATCTTGCTACTTGATGAGCCAGGAATGAGTTTACATGGATTAAAACAAAGGGATTTTAGAGAAACCATAACTAGACTTGCAGAACATAATCAAACCATTTATACAACTCACTCACCTTTTCTCGTTGGACCGGATGAGTTAGATTTAGTCAGAGTTGTGGAAATGAAAAATCGGAAAGAAGGGACTAAAGTTCACACAACAATTTCATCCAGTGACCCAGCAGGTCTTCTTCCATTACAAGAAGCTTTGGGTTATGACCTTGCTCAAAGTCTATTTTCACAACAAAGAAACCTAATCTTAGAAGGAATTACTGATTATTGGTATTTAGATGCATCTGCCCAACTATTGAGTGATGCAGGAATAGAAAGGCTTAATGATAAAATTGCTTTAGTGTTTGCTAATTCAGCAGGGAAAGTCGTCTATTACGCAACAATACTTTTTGCTCATAACTTGAAGGTTGCAGCACTTTTAGACTCTGATGCAGCAGGAGACCAAGCTGCCCAACAAGAAAACTTGGTTCACACTTTGGGAAACAAAAATATTTTGAGAACAAAAGATTTTGTTCCAGGAGTTGCTAAAGCAGAAATAGAAGATTTGTTAAGAGAAACACTCGTGAGAATTGTTAAAGAGGTATATGGAGTTAACTTATCTGAAAAAGTGACAAGTCAACCGAATAGACCAATAATTGATATCTTCACTAATGAAGTGCCCAATTTTTCAAAGTATAGTTTAGCTAAGGCATTTATTCGATGGACACGAAATAACGAAGCAGAGGGATTGACAGCGAATGAACAAAAAAATATCAAGAACCTTGTTCAACAGATAAATAAAGCACTCAAATGA
- a CDS encoding helix-turn-helix domain-containing protein produces MRFDKHYPTEWLKPYIKYFVVSENELENSYKVFPSSGLVAGFQYKGQLSTLKNDAENKLTSAGITGVSDSYKIFKNSADIGTILVYFTEVGFTQFAAQPAHELFNLSLPLDNVFDGKCVSEVEEKLALATTDGQRIKIVERFLVSQLKDIQADKLIIEAVKLIYNSNGTVRIKELIEKLCISQSPFEKRFRKVVGTTAKKFASIVRFNSVLEDFDKTKSLTEISYENNYFDQAHFIKDFKHFTGDTPENFKRFL; encoded by the coding sequence ATGAGATTTGATAAACATTATCCGACAGAATGGTTAAAGCCCTACATTAAATACTTTGTCGTGTCGGAAAATGAATTAGAAAATTCATATAAAGTCTTTCCTTCTTCGGGATTAGTTGCCGGTTTTCAATACAAAGGTCAGCTCTCAACATTAAAAAACGATGCAGAGAACAAACTGACATCAGCAGGCATTACGGGAGTTTCAGACAGTTACAAAATTTTTAAAAATTCGGCGGACATCGGAACGATCCTGGTTTACTTTACTGAAGTCGGATTTACGCAATTTGCGGCACAACCCGCTCACGAATTGTTTAATTTGAGTCTTCCTCTTGACAATGTGTTTGACGGAAAATGTGTATCAGAAGTAGAAGAGAAGTTAGCACTCGCTACTACCGACGGGCAAAGAATAAAAATAGTCGAACGATTTTTAGTTTCACAGCTTAAAGACATTCAGGCTGACAAATTGATTATTGAAGCCGTAAAACTGATTTATAACAGTAATGGAACAGTCCGCATAAAAGAATTAATTGAAAAATTATGTATCAGTCAAAGCCCTTTTGAAAAACGATTTAGAAAAGTCGTTGGTACCACGGCTAAAAAATTCGCGTCCATTGTCCGTTTCAACTCCGTTCTTGAAGACTTCGACAAGACCAAATCTTTGACGGAAATCTCATATGAAAACAACTACTTTGATCAGGCTCATTTCATCAAAGACTTCAAACATTTTACAGGTGACACGCCGGAAAACTTTAAACGATTTTTGTAG